In Prunus dulcis chromosome 1, ALMONDv2, whole genome shotgun sequence, the following are encoded in one genomic region:
- the LOC117637431 gene encoding endoplasmic reticulum-Golgi intermediate compartment protein 3-like, translated as MENMMSRLRNLDAYPKINEDFYSRTLSGGVITLASSIVMLLLFLSELRLYLHAVTETKLVVDTSRGETLRINFDVTFSALPCSILSLDAMDISGEQHLDVKHDIIKKRLDSHGNVIESRPDGIGAPKIEKPLQRHGGRLEHNETYCGSCYGAEAADEDCCNSCEDVREAYRKKGWAISNPDVIDQCKREGFLQRIKDEEGEGCNIYGFLEVNKVAGNFHFAPGKSFQQSNVHVHDLLAFQKDSFNISHTINRLSFGDYFPGVVNPLDGVHWAQATPSGMYQYFIKVVPTVYTDVSGHTIQSNQFSVTEHFRGTEVGNLQYLPGVFFFYDLSPIKVTFTEEHISFLHFLTNVCAIVGGVFTVSGILDSFIYHGQKAIKKKMEIGKFS; from the exons ATGGAGAATATGATGAGCAGGCTTCGGAATTTGGACGCCTACCCCAAAATCAATGAAGATTTCTACAGTCGCACGCTCTCTGGTGGCGTCATCACTCTCGCCTCCTCCATTGTCATGCTCTTGCTCTTCCTCTCCGAGCTTC GGTTATATCTTCATGCGGTAACGGAAACAAAGCTTGTGGTGGATACTTCAAGAGGAGAAACACTACGTATCAat TTTGATGTAACCTTTTCTGCTCTTCCTTGTTCTATACTAAGTCTTGATGCCATGGACATCAGTGGCGAGCAGCATTTGGATGTA AAGCATGACATAATCAAAAAAAGATTAGACTCCCATGGAAATGTTATAGAATCAAGGCCAGATGGAATTGGTGCACCCAAG ATTGAGAAGCCCTTACAGAGACATGGTGGGAGGCTTGAGCACAACGAGACATACTGTGGTTCCTGTTATGGTGCAGAAGCA GCTGATGAGGATTGTTGTAATTCCTGTGAAGACGTCCGCGAAGCTTACCGAAAGAAAGGTTGGGCAATTTCAAATCCAGATGTGATTGACCAG TGCAAAAGAGAAGGTTTTTTGCAAAGAATTAAAGATGAAGAAGGTGAAGGATGCAATATATATGGATTCTTAGAAGTCAACAAGGTAGCTGGGAACTTCCATTTTGCACCTGGGAAAAGCTTTCAACAATCAAATGTTCATGTGCATGATCTGCTGGCATTTCAAAAGGATAGTTTCAAT ATTAGTCACACAATCAACAGATTGTCTTTTGGAGACTATTTCCCTGGTGTTGTAAATCCTCTTGATGG CGTGCACTGGGCACAAGCAACACCAAGTGGGATGTATCAATATTTTATCAAG GTTGTACCTACTGTGTATACAGACGTGAGTGGACACACTATCCAATCAAATCAG TTCTCTGTGACTGAACATTTTAGGGGTACAGAAGTAGGCAACCTTCAGTACCTTCCTggagtttttttcttctacgATCTTTCTCCAATAAAG GTAACTTTCACAGAGGAGCATATTTCATTCTTGCACTTCCTGACGAACGTTTGTGCCATAGTAGGAG gagTTTTTACTGTTTCTGGGATATTAGATTCATTCATATACCATGGTCAGAAGGCaatcaagaagaagatggaaatTGGCAAATTTAGTTGA